DNA from Calypte anna isolate BGI_N300 chromosome 6, bCalAnn1_v1.p, whole genome shotgun sequence:
CTCCTACATAAACCTGGTGACGACACCGAAAGTATCGAAATAATGAAGTACTGTATTAAGTTTGCAATTTCCCCAGCCTAGATTCCACTGAGGTTTAttatgaaatgtctttttttttcttttttccccctttttggGCCATTGGATCTCCTGATTGGTGCATGTGCAGATTCCCAGGTGCAAGGATGCATGCTTACCTGCAGTGTATGGATCATCTCCCTGAACTGAGCAGGCAAACTGCAGACACTAAAGAGGCTCTTCACAAGCATATGGTCCTGTTTTCAGTTTGCTTCTTaaacggggggggggggctgttcTGGGTCTCTTTTCTTACCTTGCAGTGGCATCACTCTGTACCTCATTTAGCTGAGgactgaaaagcttttctgttggAAGTGAATGTGGAGAAAAGCTGGGATGGGAATTGCCAGGATCTTGAGCTGGGTGCTCGGTGCCAGCACTCACCTGTCCTGCTGTAACCACCACACTTCTGGAGGTCCTGCTAGGGCAGgactgcagctgccagcattAGAAGTTCTGCTTGGGGAGCCAGATTGCTGGAAATTCAGATCCTAGCTGCCCCAGGACCCAGACCACCATTGGAAGGAAGGGCTAAGCCCCTGCCTTCAGGAGGCTGATTTAAGGTGTGTTCAAGATGCTCTGCAGAATTTTTACATCTCccctctttgctttctgcagcactgtTCCATCTGAGGAAGCAAAGCTTCCTCCTGACCTGGGGAGAATGTGAAAGTCTTCCTTGAGCCAAAGCTGAGCAGccatccctcctctcccagtCCTGGTGGCctggctgtccctgtcccagctccTCACCATGGTGGGTGCagtcccctctgctctcctcctgtcAGAGGACAGTCCTGGGACTGCTGAGCTCTTGGCTTTCCTGATCACTGTTGTTTGGTTCTGATGTGCTGTAAATTGGGCTCTTCAGGTTCCCAGGCTTCACAGCTTGTTTCAGAACTGgtgaagtatttcttttttttttcccccaagccCCAAGTAATCCAAACCTCCTGTACCTGTAGATAAAAGAGATGCAATCCCTTGCTTTGTGCTAGCCCAGCAGTCACTGGATGGTCATGGGCACTCTCCTCCAATTACAGACTTGAAATTTTGTTTACAAAGACTGAGATTAATTTGCAAACACTACCTTGCAGCTTGTTGGCAAGTTCTGCTCTTTTTAGCCAAGTAAATCTCTAAAATTGGGTTTCtcactgtttatttttcctcatattcTGGCTGGCAGTAGCACACGCTTTCCTAGCACAGAACTTGGCTTTCTCTTGCTACCTCCTTTACatctggttggttggttttgttttgttgttgttggtttttttgggttttttttttctggttttatttatgaaTTCCTtcgtgaaaaaaaaaaaatccctgtacttcttttgtttttaatatattaaaatttagtCATTCTGGATTCTTGCAAAATTCTGCTGCATGGCTTATGGCAACTATTACTGAGGTTGTGTTTACCCCATTAACAAACCCAGCTTGTGTGCACTTGGAGCCCCTCCCTgaagtgctgcttctctggTGAGCCCTTTTGGTCAGTAACTTCCCTTAaccttttcaggttttattttagtgtCTCTCACCTTCAAGCTGCTTGGTTTAAGGACCTCTGACACTGCTCCTCCATGctgccccttcccacccagcagcaggatggcTCTGTGGGTGCTGTCAcatctgcagcagcatctctctcctttcctttcctctcctctgtctTTTCCCAATAATTTTCCATCTCAGTGTGGCAGTGTCCTGCTTCCCCCTGCACCAGCAGgactgggatgctgctgctccctctccaCTTCCAGggctcttccttccctttggtGGTGGCACTGCAGGTTCTTGATGCCCACCAGAGGTGGGGGAGCTCCTGAACCGTGTCCTGGGCTTTGTCACCCCCGGGATCTCTGAGTTTCCACTCCTAAGAAGCTTGGAGCACTTGGAGCACTCTCAGCCACGTTTGCCTCCATCCTTGGGTCCAGCTGAGAGGGAGGTTGGGTGCTCCCTGTGGGCTCTGAGCTCAGCTCCCCGTGTCCTGGTGTccaggagccagcagcatgGCAGAGCCTATGGCACAGGGAAGTCCTTGCACCCATCTTATTTAAATCCACATGAAAATACCAAACCACATCTAAATTTTAACATCAATTAAATGGTTTCCTCTTGGTTTTTAGCTGCAATTTCAGTGCTTCCCAAACAACTTCCTTGTGATGAACCTGTTTTAGCCTCCTGGTTTCTCAGTGATGCTGGATAATCCCTGGAATGCTGTGTGGAGACAAAGCAGTCACACCTCtctaggatattttttttttccaaagtttgCAGCTGGTAAGGAGCTGGCAGTTGAGTTGAAAGCAACCAAAAGAGTTCTGTAACCTGGACTCTTCTTGTCTGTAACCTGGGCTCTTCTTGTCTGTAACCTGGACACTTCTTGCTTTCTGCTCGCTCTGggtccctctccagccccatGGGTGCTGCATCACTGCAGCTTCCAAACTCCTCTGAGTTTCTGGGATTTTCTccagtcctgctgcagggagccAGGGGCTGGTACAGGTCAGGGCTCTGTCTCCTGAAGTGTCACCCGGTGTCACTGTGAAGCCAACGGggtcccagctcctcctctgctgccgGAGGAACCCAACAACTCCCCTGCAGAGGAGGGCACAGAGGAAGAGTTCCtgcacctccctgctgccttctcagAAGTCTTCGACTTGAAGcctcagccaggctgcagccccagctctgacctttcagaaattataggaattttatcactttttttattgaaaactgCACTGAAGGCTAAATGTCCACCTTTACAATAAACAAATACAGTAACGGTAACACACTAAAACAGAACATACTGCTGATAGCCattgggttctttttttttttctttttttttttccatttgggaCAgcttaagataatttttttttgtcacagaaaCAGGAATGTACCCATACAAAGGCTCAAAATAGGCCatcttgttaaaaaaacaaaaaaaaaaagaaggcgATGATTCACAAAAGACTATGAATATAACATGTAGCTAAGTTGATACAAATCTAATAGGATTTGTTAAAATCATCACATCTAATAACACATTTTGAAGTGTTCTCGTATAAAATATCACGTGAAGAAAAGAAGACTTTTCAATGTCTaaaaaaagtgggttttttgttttttgttttttttttgttcatagACAGTCTGACAAGTTGCCataaaaagtgtttcctgagaCATAAGGAAATGCAACATTATTCTTGAACCCTTTCCAgctcaagactttttttttttccacttgataAAATAGCTGCAGatttaaaactgagaaaatatatttgagtACAAATAGTGTGTGAAACTtaatactttcttctttttttttcttttcttttttttccttttttttttttttttccttctgttttttttcttgcatcatTGCAGGGCATAGGTGAATGCACAGCTACTTTATTCAGTGTATTGGgcagagaagagcctggcagTTTGGGGGTTTGTTAGCTGGGAGTTTGGGGGGAGTTTTAGGGAGGGGGGCAGCATTGCCAGGAGCCCTTTCTGCTTTCCCCATCCCACAGATCCTGGCTGGAATGGCTACAACTTAAACCTGGCAGGAGAACATCTGTTACACATCACTGGCCCTGTgagactgcagaaaaaaaaaaaaaaaaaagaaaaaaaaagaaagaaaaaaaggattactattgttgttttttttttttttcttctaagccAGGAGGGATGCTTCCCCTTTGAAGAGGTAATAAGAGTAAGGAAAGGGCTGAAGCCACATAATGGTTTCCTCTTACATTTCTGTGTTAATTCTGTGAGGATTGCTCAATGCAAATGCTTGGAAACAGGTGCAGAAGCCCTGTCCTTCCCAAGGAAttgagggggggggaaaaaaaaatctatttttattcatGTGATTGATGCACAGATGAAGGAAACTCAACACACAATAACAGAAGTTGATCATTAATGTATCACATcctaggttttgttttgttttcagtgcttcagTAAGCAGGTGACTTCTTCAGGGCTTCTCCCCAGTCCTGACTGCTATCTCCTTGTCAGTAACACTGGAACATCAATGATGCCTCTGTCCAAAATCAACATTACAAATTTAGTATCaaattcctttgtttttgttttgtttttgtttttccttagtTCGTGTATAACTTCTTTTCCAATGTCTCTTGGTCCCGAGTTTATTGAATGCCTTTTATCTGTTATTTATGTTTAAATTATCTGCTATTGCTCGTTGGGATGTTCCCTGTTGTCCCCGTGTTTTGTGGGCTGGTTGGGAGATGGAGCTTGGGAAGGATGTGCCACTGTGGGAAGGTTGTGGGTCACGGGGATGCCGCCGGGAATGATGCCTTCCATGGCTGCTGGGATTCCTCCTGGTGCCACAGTCACCATCCCAGGGGGATACctggcagaggggacagagagaggcagGTTTgtcacagcacagctcagaCAGAGCCAATCATCCAACCatgcagaggagatggaggaaaCGAGCTGCAAAGGTTCCACTTCTCTACCAGCTGGGGATTTTCCTTTAAGTGACAAGGGAGAACTGAAGTTAGATCAGTGCTGCTGGGccttagctgagtgtccttcACTGGGATACTGGGCTTGCATCTTGTGCTGTACCTTCCAACAGCTCCTTGAACCATCAGGAAgcttttctctttggaaaagaaCAGGGTAAGGGATCATCTGGAATGCTCTCTGACAGGGTAAATGCCATCACCCTTAATGACTTAatcatccctgctctgcagagcctttgAACACCCACGCCTGCTTGGGAAGGTTTGTAGGAAGCTTTGTAAGGTTTGTAGGAAGGTTTGCAAGGTTTGTAAGGAAGGATTGTAAGGTTTGTAGGATGGTTTGTAAGGTTTGCCTCTCCATCAGGTGAGCTGCAGCTTCCTCAGGGAACCAGAGAGCAGACacagggggctgcagcccctctgccttTCTCAGAGCAGGGTGAGTTCTGTGTATTCCTAGAACCAACACTGAGCTtgacaaaggagaagaaaggagaatttCTTGAGCTGTCCACGGGGAAGATGTGATGTGAGGGCAATGAGGCCAAAGCTCTCTGGAGGTCTGGGGGCTGTGTGGGGACTGAGcaggtccctgctgctgctgctgcacctcagggccaggcagaggggaagggagggagaggctcTACCTGCCCATGAAGGTGGGGTAGGTGAGGAGCTGACCCCAGCTTAAAGGGGCACCAGGGCCGTGGCTCCCAAGGAGCTTAGGAAGGATGAAGCACCCTGCAGAGGTTAAGCCTGGAAGGCACAGCTTGTCCCCAGGGTAATGCCAGTGCCCACGTGCCTGGGAGCAGTGGGGGGCAGGACCAAGGGTGAAGTTTTCAGCAGGTTTGGAGGTTTCAGTCCTCAGGTTCTGCTGGGCAAAGTGAGCAATCTGCCTTCCCCCCAGGCAGTGGTCATCCTGCAGGGCCAGGGCACATGGGATGCTCAGGGTTTTGCCCTCTCAAAGGCTGGGGgtgctcctgcctctgccttctCACAGCACTGAGGTGCCCACGAGTTTGTCTTCTACTCAAAGTCTGCTTGGTGCTGGGCTGAAGgctgcctgtgctccagctgaGTCCTCATGCCTGGTGTCTCCTATCAGGGTGCTTGGAGCCATCCAAAGTGGAGCAATGAGTAATGCTGACCTCAGAGATTTAGGTGGAAATTTGCCCAGCCAGGGTACAGACCTGTACTTGGTGTTTTTACCCTGGCTCAGGAAACCACGAGCTGGGCCAGGTCCCAGCCCAGGGGAGGGCACAGACAGAAGTGCAGAGCAAATCTGCAATTGCTGCTTCAGTCTGGGAGTTGTGTCCTGCTTGTTGGCAGGTCTGGGGGTCCTGGCACTTGGGGAGATGCCACCCAGGTGCCACCCAGCCCTCTGGAGGACTGGAAGGCTTTATAAACCCCTGGATAAAGCAAGCAGTGGTAACAATCACAGCGATGTCACTGCCAGTCCCGATGGATGGGGACATCGCAGGCACCGGCTGAGCCGATGTAGAAATTGTtgcttttgtgctgcttttccaagCTGGAATTCCCACCCCTTCCTGTGGAGGGGAAGGCGGCTGCGCGGGTCCCCTTCTCCCTCTTACCTGTACGTGGCACCATTGAGCTCTGGATGAATTGCTTGCTGATCTATTACTGACCACGGGGCTGTTGTGACAAAGAATTCCTTATTCACGCAGTTCCTTAGGCTGTCTGGGATGCGCCCTGGAGTTGGTAAGAAAGGTGAGATGTGTCAGGCAAGTCCCAGCTTCATCACCCTCTGCTAATGAGCTCctgattttccatttcattttgtttgttaaTAAGGTGGGGGGCAGGCATGGGATCCCTCATGTCAGGAGGAGCTTTGGGCTGGCCTGAGGTGCAGGTTGGAGGTCAGATTGCTGAGTCCCAGCTCAGCTTTCAGGAATGCTGCtccctggagcaggggctggcCAGACCTGAAActctgcagccagggcagcaaggggtgtgtgtgtgtgtgtgtgtcagttTTTAGAAGAGAACCATCCATTTGCTGGAATATCACCCACACCAAACAGCCTGAATGgactgcccaggacagtggtggagtcaccatccctggaggcatttaaaaggcatttggacctggtccttaaggacatggtgtagtagttagattatggtgttgaTAAAGAtgggactgggtgatcttggagctctcttccaacctaaatgttctgtgattctgttttgtGACAGCAAGAGGTGGATAGAGGTGTCTTCACTGCTTTGGGACCTTGGTTCTGGCTATGGTCTGCACCACCTTGTGGAAGAGCACCATTAAAGGGAGCAGCAAGTATTGCTTCAATGTCCTTTTGTCCCCAGTCATGGACACTGATCTTTGCCATGCTGGACAAGTAGCCccactaattaaaaaaatgaaataacaaaccacaacaaacaaaaacaaacaacaaaaacaccaaaccccaaaacaaaaccaaaaaaaccccaaaaaggaCAATAACAAACAGCCCCTCACCCAACCACAAACAACCCCAAACGACAGAAAATTCAAGTTTGGTTTCTCAGCTCTTTTTGCTGGGAAGAAAATGAGGGTTAGACCCCTTTTCCTGGGCTCCTGCTGAGGTGGATCCCTGTCTCTGCCcctcctggctgcaggcaggacagggctgagctgcccctGGGTACCTGTGATGGCACGCCGGATCTCGGTAGCTGCAGCTTCTCTCATCTCCAGGGATGCCTGCTCGCTGTACCACGCTGTGTGGGGAGTGCAGATTAAATTAGGGGCATCTTTCAAAGGGCCTTGAGCAAAActgagggcaggaggagagaaaaaaattaaaattaatcaatGCTGAAAGAGAGAACAGAAGATGATCAGCCCAATGGCTTCTAAGCCTGCCCTCCGCATACGCAAACCtctggctgcagcccctctcctgtGGCACTGGAGGGTCCAGACAGCCTGAAATGGTCTCCAAagtgctgggggagagggggatgCAGCTCCTGTGcaggctttaaactgaaaattcacCAGAAAGAGCCAAGAGGGCTGTAAAACCAACCTGCTCTTAATGCTCTCATGGGAAGCAGTGTTTGGGGGTGTCTCTGCAGCAGTGTGGGGATGTATGGATGGGCTGCAGGTCACCCAGCACAGGCTTTACCCTTGGTAGGAGCtatgttcctttttatttttaagattgcTTCTGGAAACACAAGCAAACCACTAGTTCTACCTCCATCCCTGTTTATGGTGAGGGGAGCTGTGCTCCCCCTGACAACTGCCCCCTTTCCTGCtagctgcagcctgcaggcaAAAAATGCCCCAAACTCCCACAGTAAATTTGTCCTTATGAAATACTGAGCacttggttgggtttgtttttttggaaacCCAGGCTGATTTCTTGTTCTAAGCTCTCAGAATCCCTTTGAACCCCCGcaaccctcctgccagcccacACCAGATGGCTGCTGCAAGGTGCTGCCACCTTTCCTCAAACCATCAGGAGGgtcctgcagtgctggagctgtgtgACAAGGCAGAGGGTGCTGTGTGACAAGGCAGAGGGTGCTGGGTACCCCCTGGACACGCCATGATGGATGGCAAcccaattaaaaataaaaaccaaaacaaaaaaaagccagagcTTTACCTAAAGGGTTCAGACTCGTGCACGTCGAGCGCAGCCCCTCGTATCCGTCCCTCCTTCAGGGCTTGGGTTAAGGccttctcatccaccagcccCCCACGGGCTGTGTTCACCAGGAATGCTCCCTGCCTCATCTGGTGGTGGAAAAGGAGATATGAGAGTGGGTTCAGTGTGCTGATCCACTCCTACCCCCACCCTGATGCAATACCCGTGGGTATCTCCCTGGTTTTCGTGCTGagaagctctgctcctgccccagaGCAATCCCTGTCCTGGTGcacgtggggtttttttcctacagaaagtCCAGATCTGGCTGGTACTggcaaacaaaaccaatgcCTGCTGTTACCTCCACACCAAGGAGCAGTGAAGGTGTCTCTGCCTGTGCAGGGAGGtttgaactggatgatttttaggGTTCTGTCCAACCTTGGCCATTCTGTGATCTTGTGAACTCAAGGTAACACCATGGGGAGATGAATGGGCTCGTGGGTGCAACCAGCCCACAGACCCCTAAGGCACCATCCTGCTGTGGCCAGCACAAAGGGACCCCAAACCAGCACAGAGGGACCCCCATCCAGCACAGAAGGACCCCAAACCAGCACAGAAGGACCCCAAACCAGCACAGAGGGACCCCAAACCAGCACCCACTCTCTCCTGGGTGTGAGGGGAATCACCTGCTTGATCGTGAAGTCGTTGATAAGGTGGTGGTTGTGTTCATTAAGGTTACAGTGCAAGGAGACACAGTCACTCTGATAGAGCAGGTCCTGGAGTGTGTAGACCCTCTGGACACCAAGGGACCTCTCAATCCCATCCTGCAGGTATGGGTCATAAAAGATGACGTTGAAGCCAAAGGCCTTGGCTCGAACGGCGACAGCCTGAGCAGTGCGAcctggaggggagggaaagagagatgATTCCACTGATTCCCACCAACCAGATCCACCTGGATGTGCTCTCCTGTCCTAGGGATTTCCCTGGGGTCCCCTCTGACCTCCTGGGATGCCGGCTGCAGAGCAAACCCAGGCCGCTTTGCAGAGGGAGGGCAGTGCTTGGGTCTAGCAAATGGGAACtgtttctgttaaaattaaaagaaaaccacccaaaaaaaaatgATGGGTGAGGCCATTAGGCACCTGCCAGCACATGGCAGCAGTCACAGCCATGCAGGTCTGGCAGAGAAGGCACAATGAGCAGCTCTGGACATCACAGAGAAACAatcctctgcagggctgtgtctaCCAAGAAAAACCtaaaaggaagaggggaaaaaaataaaaccaccaccccccctttttttagGCAACTTTTTCTGGGATAGGTTCTTCAGCCTCTTGCTGAACAGCTGGGTAATGGGCATGACAAAGACAGCTGCTGGGACTTAGAAGCAAAGGGCTCATCCGTGGTGGGAAGGatgcctgcagtgctgctgggactctcctgcctgtccccaccCCTTGTGCCCTGTGTGCAAGGCCTCTGTTTGTTATTCACCTCTTAAAACTTCTCCAGCTGGGCACAGAGATGCTGGTGCTAAAGCTGAAACCCTCAATAGGTAGAGGGGAACTGAGGATCTGATGTTTTACCCAGCCTGGGCACCACGCAGGACAGAAGGGCTCAAAAAGAGGCAAGTTGGTGGAACTGGAGCTTaaggatggggcttggagcaacctggtctagtgggaagtgtccctggtTGGAACTAAgtgatttttaaggtctcttccaacccaactcTGGGATTCAGGGATGTTTCAGCAGAGGACAACAGCATTACAGCTGGTTTCCCCAGCGCTCCTCCAAGGGCTCAGCCCAAGCTCACAAAATACACCTCCTTCcctgaaaaatcagcatcaGAATCCCACTGTGGCAATTCCAGGTTTGAAAACACCCATTTTGGGACCTTCTTAGGGCAGTGCAATGGTAGGGAGCCTTCCTGGAAGGCTGGAGTTGGCAGGGTTTGCAGagtccctttcccctccccaacCTACCGAAGCCGATGAGCCCCAACGTCTCCCCCCTGATGCGGGCAGCACCAGAGGCCACCTCCCGGATCTGCTCCACACTCTGCACCCTGGTGCCTTCCCTCAGGGCCTGGTAGAGCCACGTGTTCCTTCTGTAGAGGTTGAGGACGTGACAGACGGTGGAGTCGGCCGTCTCCTCCACGGCAGCCGAGGGGATGTTGCAGACGGCGATCCCTGAGGAGAGGAAGGTCACAAAAAAATGACCATGGCTCAAGGTGGCCACCCAGAATCCATGCTGGACACCTCCCCCAAGCCCCCAGCCCGataggagagagggagggatcCCAAGAAGACCGTGGGTTTTAGGATTGGgcaaggaaattaaaaaccCATGGCGGGAGTGTTCAAAATAGGAACCTTCCTCTGGGGGTGTCTTCACCAGTTTGGAAACTGGTGAAACTGGTCAGCAAGGTGGAGGCAGCTGACAGCGTGTGGCCAGGCAGGGTGTTTAGACACTGGTCATTTAGACACTGGTCATTTATTGAGTGCACAGTTGAGAATCTACCTTATGGGAAGCAATACCAATTAAACTTTCCGCTACATTTGTGGGGAGTCATTACATTTTCTACTCAGAACCACATCATTTGGCCACCCAATTTGCCAAGTATAAAAAGAAGGATTATACAGCAGTATCCCATTACTTTATTCgttatattttccctttcttgatgTCAAAAGCCTCAGAACATTGTTATAATGGATAATAACAATAAGAgttaaaaacatgaagaaacCATTACGTTGGGAAGACACTGCTCTCCCCTcgagaaaaaaacataattcaCTACATTGGGAATTGCTTTTTTAGGAATGACTATTTGAAACTCTCTTATTGCAATTACCCCGTGAAATGGCTCACACTGTTATTCCTCACTTCCCCAGAGATAACCTTTAATACAAGACATCCTAAACACTGTCACAGGACTGCCTGATAGGCTGAATCTTGGGAGCAGATCATCAAAACCAGCTGTAACTCAGCTGCTGAAATCATGGATACAATTAAACTCTCCCACTTAGGGGTCTGCAGAATGCCAAAGGTCTGTGTGACCACCCAAACCAGGATGGAAATCTGGGAGCTCCAGCACTGTCTGACAGCCACGTACCCCACAAACCCAGGTGTGCAAGAATTCCCCCAGCTGGGCCCAAGGGCTCCTTTCTGACCAGGTGACCCCCTGTGTTTTGGCAGCCCACATAACATGACCATACAGTAAATCTCTTTTTCAGGTTCCTGAGGCACCCCTGATAAGATAGGAAAGGAGGCAGCAAGAATCAAATGCACAATTCCTGCTCCACCACCTGACATGCCATGTTCCCAGCAGTGTGGGCATGACCAGGAACCAGAGAGTAATGACCAGGTCAAGAGAGTAATTTTACTTAGCAAAATCTACTAAAACACCCTTCCTCCAATTTTGCTAAAGCCAGGTCAACTCTCCAGAGACAGGAACCTGTCAGTGTTCCAGCAGAACACTCATCAGTACCAGGGGTACCTGGAACAGGGAAGGTGTAGGAATGAGGGACTCTGATGGGGAAGTTTTAACACTGTGAGCCCAAGAGCTGCCATCTAAAACTTCACCACTTTGTTTAGTTCTTGGTCACGTTCTCTTGCCATAATATtctctacacacacacacacaaaaggcaACTGTAATTTTAGGGGCTGATTCACCCCCTTTGGGAgttcctgcctgcagctccactTTGCCAGCACATtcccctgggaagcagcagctacTGGTGGTGATTTTAAAGCCttgggggggggatgtgggagGGAAtcagggtgcagagctgggactTACCAAGCTCCCCTGCAGCTTTGATGTCAATGTTGTCATAGCCACTGCCTATTCTGACAATGACCCGCAAGGCCTTGAACTTCTCTAGGTCTTCTCGAGTCAGCGTGATGGTGTGGTACATCATTGCCCCAACAGCTTCATTTAATACCTGGAACACAACAGAGATGTCAGAAGCCAGGACCTAAATTAGGAATTTTACACAGTTTTACTGCTGTCTGACCCAGGCATGGTGTAAGATGACACTTTCAGGTGTCACCAAAGCCATCAGGGGGAGACCACCGACACCAAGGCTGTTTCCTTTGAGAACAGACTGGATAGAGGTCTGAAAATTATGATGTTAGGTCTAGGGAGACAAGGGAGAGGAAAACTGAGCCTGTCACTCACTCAGACCCTTCTCCATAATCTGATGGAGATAATCCCTCTGCTTCCAAGCAGCaggaattctgcttttaaaaaggaatttggTTTTACAGCAGTATTTACTGGTTTTCAACACAACTGTGTCACTCTTAACTCCTCGACCTTCTTTTGTTTGAAGCACAAATACCTGTCAAACTGTTCACATTGACCTCTCCTGTATGCTTTCAGGACAAGATCTGTGTGAGGCTGTACAGTCACTTCAGGCTGTACTCCAGCCCCTTCAGAGGAGATTCTGATCTTCATTAGTGCTCACCATAAGCTACCTCGGA
Protein-coding regions in this window:
- the CTBP2 gene encoding C-terminal-binding protein 2 isoform X3, which codes for MALVDKHKVKRQRLDRICEGIRPQIMNGPMHPRPLVALLDGRDCTVEMPILKDLATVAFCDAQSTQEIHEKVLNEAVGAMMYHTITLTREDLEKFKALRVIVRIGSGYDNIDIKAAGELGIAVCNIPSAAVEETADSTVCHVLNLYRRNTWLYQALREGTRVQSVEQIREVASGAARIRGETLGLIGFGRTAQAVAVRAKAFGFNVIFYDPYLQDGIERSLGVQRVYTLQDLLYQSDCVSLHCNLNEHNHHLINDFTIKQMRQGAFLVNTARGGLVDEKALTQALKEGRIRGAALDVHESEPFSFAQGPLKDAPNLICTPHTAWYSEQASLEMREAAATEIRRAITGRIPDSLRNCVNKEFFVTTAPWSVIDQQAIHPELNGATYRYPPGMVTVAPGGIPAAMEGIIPGGIPVTHNLPTVAHPSQAPSPNQPTKHGDNREHPNEQ
- the CTBP2 gene encoding C-terminal-binding protein 2 isoform X2; this encodes MLTDTGGRSVHTLGDHSFTFNYSIRPQIMNGPMHPRPLVALLDGRDCTVEMPILKDLATVAFCDAQSTQEIHEKVLNEAVGAMMYHTITLTREDLEKFKALRVIVRIGSGYDNIDIKAAGELGIAVCNIPSAAVEETADSTVCHVLNLYRRNTWLYQALREGTRVQSVEQIREVASGAARIRGETLGLIGFGRTAQAVAVRAKAFGFNVIFYDPYLQDGIERSLGVQRVYTLQDLLYQSDCVSLHCNLNEHNHHLINDFTIKQMRQGAFLVNTARGGLVDEKALTQALKEGRIRGAALDVHESEPFSFAQGPLKDAPNLICTPHTAWYSEQASLEMREAAATEIRRAITGRIPDSLRNCVNKEFFVTTAPWSVIDQQAIHPELNGATYRYPPGMVTVAPGGIPAAMEGIIPGGIPVTHNLPTVAHPSQAPSPNQPTKHGDNREHPNEQ